AGCAAAAGAAAATGCCGAAGTTGGGGAAAACTTAAGTAAATCAAAAGAAAAAGATTTAACAATTCAGGACATTTTTAAAACAATTGGAATGGAAGAACAAATGAATAAATATCCTCACCAAATGTCAGGGGGTCAACAACAACGGGTTTCAATTGCTCGTGCCTTAGCTAAAAACCCAGATATTTTATTCGGTGATGAACCAACAGGGGCCCTAGATGAAGAGATGGGTCGTAAAGTGTTGGAAATTTTAGTAGATGTTAATAAAAAATATAAAACAACTGTTATAATTGTTACTCATAATCCAAATATTGCTGATATTGCTAATACTGTTATTCATGTTAGAAATGGTTTAATTGATCAAATTAAAAGAAATGATAAACCAAAAAGACCAAGCGATATTGATTGATCATAAAAGCGCTTTGTTATAAAGCGTTTTTCTTTCTAAAAATAGTAAAAAAATAGTGAGTAGGAGGCTATGATGTCGAAAGTTTTTAAAAGTTATTTAAGGACTTACTTAAAACAATGGATTGAATCATTGGGATTAGTACTTTTTATTACTGTTCTTTCGTTAGTAGTTATTGGAATGATTGCTTCTCCAATGCAGTTATCAACGAAAAGTAATAAAATTTTAAACCAATCCAATCTATGGAATTATAGTTTAGTCAGTGCAGCTAATAAATTTGATGATGAATTTACTTATGATTATTTTGTTGATAATTCAGATCAATATTATTTAAATCCAATTTTAGAAAATACTGATCAAAAAGGCATTTTAACGGATGAGGGATATCAAGCCTTATTAAAAAAAGATAAAGATCCAACAATAATTGAAAACAAATTAGCGTGAGGGAAAGATTTAAAAGAAGTTTTAAATTTATATTTTAACAATAAAAATAGTAGTACAAATATTTTTAATGGTACTAAAAATTTAACAGCGAGTGAAATGTTGAATTCAGAATATCAAAGGATTATTGCTAATTATTATAATGATGCTAGTTTTTATGTTAATAAAAATATTTTAGACCTACAAAAAGATAAATTTGCTTTTGCGGTTGATTTAGAATTTTATTATGAAGGATACCAAAAACAAGGGGACTTAACACCAAGTGCTTATTATTATCTTACTAGTAAAACTGAACATATTAATTCACAATCAAAAAGTTGAATTAATAATTTAGTGATGGTTGAGGGAACTAATAAGCTAGATGCTAATTCGTTAGTTATTACCGATAAATTTGCTCGTGATAATGCAATTAATATTGATCAAAAATTAGACTTTTATGCCTTAGGAACATTGCTACCAGAATTAAAAACAGCAACAATTTCAGGATTTGGAAGTAAGGCTGATACATTATCACAATCTTCATATTTCTCTTTTACAGGAGATCCAAAAAAATATGGGGCAATTTTTGTTAATGACAGCATTTTAGAAGATTTATACAATAAAGTTTGATTAGGGAATAAACCACAAAATTTTGTTTTTGGTTTAAATCAAAAGGTGAAATTTTTAAACAATAGTTCTTATGTTGATTTTAGAAACATCTTTAGTAAAAAAACTGATAGTGATTTTAGTATTTACAAAAAGAATCAAAATGTTTTAACACCATTTAGTTCAATTAAATCAATTTCAACATTGAACTCAATGAACATTACAGTAACAGTTTATATTATTTTAGGGGCCGGGTTATCATTGCTAGCTTTTATCTTTATTAGCTTTGTTATGAAAAAAGAAATGAATAAAACTCGCCGCCAAATCGGAATTTTTAAAGCATTAGGATACCGAACAAGTGAATTATCATGAATTTTTACTGTTAAAACACTAATTACGATTTTGTTAGGAATTTTATTAGGTTATCTATGTTCAATTCCGTTACAAATTTATATGTATGGTCAATTTCAAGGAATGGTTACTTTTAGTTATAACCAAGTTTATGCCGGAATTAGTTTTATGCTAGTACTATTTTTAGTAATTCCATTACTTTTCACAATTGCTTCATATATTTCAACTTTTATTTATATTAAAGAACCAATTTTATCATTGGTAAATAATGTTGGAAAAAGTCAGAAACTAATTCGCCAGGGGTTAATTTCACGTAGTTTAGCAAAACGAGGAAAAGGGTTTACTTGACGTCTACAATTAGCGTTTACATCACGAAACAAAGGGAAATTTGCCTTAGTTATTATCTTATTCTTCTTTTCTTCACTAATGTTAATTTTAATGTTAGGAGCAACAGGAGTCGCCAATTCAATTATTGGGGGAATTTTTAATACAATGAATCCTAAAGTTGATCATGTTTATACTTTTAATAATTTCCCAAAAGTTAATGGGACAGATGACAAAGGAAAACTAACTGTTAGTGATGAACAATATAATACTTATCAATTTGAATATAAAACATACCAAACAATTGATGATATTACAAAAGAAAATAGTAGTGCTGATAAATTCCATGAGGGTGTATTAGCAGCTTCGTCAATCAAAGAATATTTAGCGTTATTAAATACTTATAAAGTTAAAGACCAAAATACAGGGTTAAAACAATATATTTATTTAAGCGATTTAAAAACAATATTTTCTGCTTTACAAGAAGCTGGACCAAATGGTATTCAAACAGGGGATGATAGTTTCAATGGCCCAGTTTTAATGGAATTAGCGGCTAATGCCATGATGATGAGTGATCAAGCTCAAACAGTAGTTTCATTTAATGATTTATGATATAAACCATCAACAGAAACAATGGTTTATCAAATTGAAGGGGAAATTACAGGAAATCTAGAAAATTCTGGGGCTAATTTAGTAGGAGTTTTCCAAAATGATTCAATTGGTGGTAATTATGCAACAGGATATAACTGAACAGGAGTTTCCCAAAGTACGATTAATCAAATTTTTGCGGATCAACCTAATAATACAAATACTGTTAATGGTTTAATTTCTTATAAATTAGCTTTAAATGGAAACTTTAAAGTTGGTGATCAAATTACAATTAAAAGTGAAACACAAAATAAAGTACCAATTAATATTAATATTGTAGGAGTTATTCGTAATGACACAGTAACATCAAATATTTATACTGGTTATAACAATTTATTTACAAACATTTTTGTGCCAGGAACATTAGATCCTAGTCAACCAGAACATAACTTCTATACTGGCTTTTATTCACAAGAAAAACTTTATAATGGTTTTATTGATTTAAAAGATATGGCAACCTCAATTTCACAATTACAGTTTCAAGGAAATAATTTATCGATTATTGCCAATGATAGTAAAACAATTTGAGAAGCCATAACAGATCAAAATAGTTATGTTGTTACGGGAACATTAATGGGAATGATGACAAGTCAACGTAAATCAGATTTCTCAGTCTTTCCAATTGATGTTATGAAAGCAACAATTAATGATGTTCTTGAAAAACAAAATAACTCAATGATATTATTTGAGGTATTAGTAGCGTTAGTTGTTCTAATTCTTTTAGTTGTTATTGTAATGGTAGTAATTGATGAAGTTGCCCCAATTATTTTAACCCTAAAAGCAATTGGATATAAAAATGCTAAAATTAATTTTGTTGTTATTGGGAATTATGTCTTTGGAATTATTATTGCCTTTATTTTCGCTTGATTAGGATCAGTCTTAATTTGACAAATGGTCGGAATTATCGTTTATAAATTCTTTGCGACACCGTTAAACATTCCAATTGACTTTACCGGGCCATTAATTGCCTTAGCAATTGTCTCAGTAATCTTATTCGCATCATGAATTTTAGCAATGCATTCAATTAAAAATCGACCAGTAACACAAATTACTGAATAAATTAAAAATTAGTTAATCAAATCTTGTATTAACTAATTTTTTTTATTAATATTTACTTATTATTGTTAAAGTAAAAAAGGAAATTAAAAATGTTGAAAATTGGGAATGTTGAAATTAAAACGCCAATCTTTTTAGCACCAATGGCGGGAGTAACAAATGAAGCGTTTAGAATTATTTGTCATGAATTAGGAGCTGGTTTAGTTTATGCCGAAATGGTCAGTGATAAAGCAGTTATCCAACAAAACCAGAAAACACTGGAAATGATTAAAGTTAATGAATTAGAGCACCCAATTTCAATGCAAATTTTTGGGACTGATTTAGAAACATTTGTTGAAGCAGCAAAGTACATCGATAAAAATAGTGATTGTGATATTATTGACATTAATATGGGTTGTCCAGCGCCAAAAATTGCGATTAAATCACAAGCGGGGGCCTTTCTGTTAAAACACCCTAATCGGATTTATGAAGTTGTTAAGGCTGTTGTTGAGGCGGTTGATAAACCAGTAACGGTTAAGATTCGTTTAGGGTGAGATGAAGATAATATTAATTGTGTTGAAGTAGCAAAATTAATTGAAAAAGCAGGGGCTCAGGCAATTGCTGTTCATAGTCGGACAAGAAACCAATTTTATTCTGGTAAAGCAGATTGGAATTGAATTAAACGCGTTAAAGAAAGTGTTAAAATTCCAGTTATTGGTAATGGTGATGTCTTTAGTGGTGAAGATGCTGCCCGAATGTTAGCAGAAACCGGTTGTGATGCAGTAATGATTGCCCGTGGAGCCCAGGGGAATCCGTGAATTTTTCAAGAAATTAACCATTATTTAACAACACAAGAAAAAATGCCAAAACCTAGTTTAGCAGAATGACGCGATGTTATTTTCCGCCATGCTGATTTGTTAATGGGATTAAAAGGAGAGCGAATTGCGGCGAGTGAAATGCGCAAAAACTTAGCATTTTATTTTCGTGGCAAACCAGCGGCAACAAGTTATAAGATTCGCGCAACACAAATAAATAGTATTAATGAATTAAAAGAACTTGTTAATGAATATATAAATGGGTATGATAATTATAAAGGAGAAAAAAAAGATGGAAGGCCGTAATTTTAGTGAACAAGAAATTGTTCGTCGTAATAAATTAGAAAAATTAGTTAAAGAAGGAATAGACCCTTTTGTTGAAGCAAAATTTGAGAGAACGCATACAAGTCAAGAATTAGAAACAACTTTTGGTCATTTTTCAAAAGAAGAATTAAGTAATATTGAAAAGCCCCAATTAGTAAAAATTGCTGGTCGAATTAAAACCTTTCGCGAAGCTGGAAAGGCAAGTTTTTCAACTTTACAAGATCAGAATGGCATTTTTCAAATTTATGTTCGCCAAGATGCAATTGGTGAAGAAGCTTATGCCAAATTTTTAGAATTAGATTTGGGGGACATCATTGGAGTTGAAGGACAAATGATGAAAACTAATACAGGGGAATTAACAGTCCGTGTTAATAAATTTATTTTATTAACAAAAAGTTTACGTCCTTTACCAGATAAATATCATGGAATTAGTGATATTGAAGAAAGATATCGACGAAGATATGTTGATTTAATTATGTCACCAGAAACAAAAGATGTTTTTATTAAAAGAAGTAGAATTATTTCTTATATGCGCGAATTTTTTAATAGCAAAGGATATTTAGAAGTTGAAACACCGGTTTTACAACCAATTCATGGGGGAGCAGCAGCAAAACCATTCGTAACTCATCATAATACTTTAGACATGGATTTCTATTTAAGAGTAGCAACAGAGTTGCCACTGAAAAGATTAATTGTTGGAGGTTTTGAAGGGGTTTATGAAATTGGGCGTTTATTTCGTAATGAAGGAATGGATACTCGTCATAACCCAGAATTTACAACAGTTGAAATTTATATTGCCTATCAAGATATGAGTTTCATGATGCAATTAACCGAAGACACAATTTGTTATATTGCTGAAAAATTATTAAATACAGATGAAGTAACTTATTCAGGTCAAAAAATTAGTTTTAAACAACCATGAAAACGTTGACATATGGTTGATGCGATTAAAGAATATAGTGGTGTTGATTTTTGAGAAAAAATGACTTTTGAACAAGCAAAAGAAATTGCCAAAAAAAATAATATTTATGTTGAAAAATTTCATAATTCAGTTGGTCACATTATCAATTTATTTTTTGAAGAATTTGTTGAAAATAAATTAGTCCAACCAACTTTTATTTACGGTCATCCTGTTGAAGTGTCACCATTAGCAAAAGCAAATGCTCAAGACCCTCGTTTTACTGATCGCTTTGAATTATTTATTAATGGTCGTGAATATGCTAATGCCTATTCTGAATTAAATAATCCAATTGAACAATATGATCGTTTTGTTAAACAAATTGAGGAACGCCATCAAGGAAATGATGAAGCAAGTGAATTAGACATTGATTTTGTTGAAGCATTAGAGTATGGAATGCCCCCAACGGGTGGATTAGGAATTGGAATTGATCGATTGGTAATGTTATTAACAGGACAAGAGTCAATTAAAGATGTTTTATTATTCCCTCATATGCGTCCAAGAGGAAAATAGGTGAAAAAATGGCTTTTAAAATGCAAATAGGTTATAGCTCAATTTTAAATTTGCGTGATACAGTAACAGCAATTAGCGATACCAAAAATGAATTAATTAAAAAGTTAAAAATAACTTTTAAACTATTAGAAGTTGAACCAGCCATCATTTGTCGAGAAGAAACAGGACTAAATGATGATTTTCGTATTTCTGAACGCCCAATTGATTTTGATATTTTGCCAAGTAATTTAGTGGGAGAGATTTTACAAACTCATAATAAATGACGAAGAAGTGTTATTCAGAAATATGATATTTTAAAAGATGAAGGCATTTTAACTGTTACCAATCCACTACGTCGCGATATTGTTCAGTCAATTAATCAGGCAGTTGTTTGTAGTGAAATTGGTTTTGACATTTTAGTTGAAGAAAAACAATTAACAATGCATAATTTAGAACAAGTTGTTAAAAAACTTGTAACAGTAATTTACCAAGTTGAAGATAATTTATTAAAAACTCATCCGCAACTGAATCGCAAGTTTAGTGAAAAAACTAATTGAGTTGATTATAATGAACTAGTTAAATCAATGCGTTTATTAACTTATCAAGAACGGATTGATAAGTATACCCGTGAAAATGGCCCAGTTATTTTATATGGGCTCCAAGATGTTATTAAAAATGGTAGCTTAGATTTAAATGAATCCTTTGATGTTGTTGATTGAGAATTATATACAAAAATCTTTGTTTATGATTTTATTTTGGAAAAAGCAATTTGTGTTGGTTACTGTGCAGCAAGTGTTGGGAAAGAAGCGTTAAAAAAACAATTAGCAGTTACAAAAGAAATTATTAAAATTCGAACAAACTATGATGCGAAATTAGCAAAAGAGGAATTGCCCCCAACAATTACTTGTGGAATTTACAAAACACAGTTAGATTTACTATTGTTAGAAAAACAACATATTGCTGAAGTAGTCACTTCAATTTGAGAAGATGATTTTCTGGAATATGTTAATAAAAACGGAATTGAAATTTTATAATGGAAAAGTACACAGTTATTATTCCTGCGGCGGGAGTTAGTCAACGCTTTAAACATCATGAACATAAATTACTTTATCGCGGTCAACAAGCAGAGAGTGTTATTGAGAAAACAATTAAGATCTTTTTAGAAGATCCTTTTTGTCTTACCATTATTATTGGGGTTAATAACCTTGTTGGTCAATTTTTACAAGAGCGCTATTCTAAGGAAGAAAAAATTACATTAGTACGAGGACAAGATAATCGTGTTGATACTGTCTTAGCTTGTTTGCAAGAAACAGAAATCAAAACAGAGTTAACTCTTGTCCATGATGGGGCCCGTTGTTTTTTAACAAGGACATTACGAGATAAAATGATAACTTTTTTTCATCAAAATAATTGTCAGGTCTTAATTCCAGTTTTGCCAATCACTGACACAATTCGGATGATGAAGGATAATAAAGTTGTTAAAACAATGGTCCGAGAAGAATATGTCACAGTCCAAACCCCACAGCTTTTTAAGACAACAATTTTGCAAACAGCTTATCAATGTTATGAAAAACAAAAAAGAACTTTATCAAACGTTATTTATGATGATGCATATTTAATTGAATTATTTTGCCCTGAGGTTGAAATTGCAACAATCGCTGGTGAACAAGACAATCGTAAGATTACATATTATGAAGATGCAAAATTTGGAAAATATTAAGAAATAGTCTTACAATTATTGTTAATATACGGTATAATTGAAACCGAGTTAATAAAGCCAAAAGCAATTAGGTTATTAGCTCCTTGTCCAAATCGGACCTATAGACCACAAGGAGGATTATTATAGTGCGTAAATATGAAGTAATGTATATTTTAAATCCCGACGCAGCTGATCTAAAAGGATTGCAAACAAAATTGCATAAAATTTTAGAAGCTAACGGCGGAAAAATTGAAGAGTATGGAGACTGAGGCGTAAAAGATTTCTCATATCCAATTAAGAAAAAAACAAAAGGATACTATGGTGTATTAATTGTTAATACAACAGCAGAAAATATTGATGAATTTATTCGTATTAGTCATATTGAAAAAGATGTTTTAAGAACATTAGTAATTAATACTGAAAAAGAAAAAAATTATATTCAATCTGTTGTTTATGCAAAAACAGAAGTTAAAAATGATAAACCAGAACGTGGAGAACGTAAACCTGGGGGAAAAAGATTTGATAACAGACGTAATGACCGTCATGATGGGGAAGCTGTTGAAAGAACAGAACCAAAAGCTGAACCAACAGTAGCAGCAGAATAATTCCCATTGGCATGAAGGAGGCGAAGAAATGTTAAATCGTGTTGCATTAGTCGGAAGACTAACAAGAGATTTAGAACTAAAAAGATCAGTTAATGATAAACCCTTTGTAGCATTTACATTAGCGGTTAATAATAATTTCAATGACCAAACAGCTTTTATTTCATGTTTTGCATGAAGTAAAGTAGCAGAAAATATGGCAAAATATTTGCGAAAAGGGTCACTAATTTCTGTTGATGGCCGTTTACAAACAAGAACAGATAATGTTAATGGTCAACAAATGACAATTATGCAAGTAGTTGCTGATAATGTTTCGTTTTTAGATAGCCGTAATACTAATTCAAATGTTGGCAATGTTAGCACAGATGTGATTTCAACACCAAGTAATGTTAATTTTGAGAATATCACTTATGCTCAACCAAATCAAAACCAAGCAGCGCCAATGGAAGACAATGGTCCAATTAGTTTTGATGGTGATGATGCAATTTTATGAGATTAAAAGGAGAAAAGTAAATGAATCCAAAATTTAAACGTTTTAAAAAACAATGTTATTTTACAAAAAATAAAATTACTTACATTGATTACAAAGATATTGAATTATTAAAAAAATTTATATCAGGTAATGGCCAAATCTTACCAAAAAGAGTAACCGGGACAACTGCAAAAAACCAAAGAATGTTAGCAGTTGCAATTAAACGTGCTCGCCAAGTTGGGTTATTACCATTTGTAATTGACTAGACAATAGTTTTATAAAAACAGTTTTAGATCGCAGCATATTGCTGAACGGAAAAACTGTTTTTTATTTGTTAAATATTTAATTGATTTAGTTATTTATCTTATTTATAATTTGTTTTAGTGTACAATATACTAGAAATAAGTTAGAATTAAAATTAGAGTAAAAGAAGGTATTGCCCATGAAAAATAAGCCAAAATTTTTCATTGTCTTAAAGACGGAGTTTAAAGAAAAAATTTATAAGAATAGATTACAAGTTATAAAGTTTTTAATAATTTGCTTTATTCCTTTTTTGTATGGTTTTATTTGTAGTTGAGCCTTCTGAGACCCTTTAGCAAGTGTTTCAAATATTCCCTTAGCAATTGTAAATAAAGATGATGCGCCATGTATTAATTATGTTGTTAAAAAAAATGGCCCAGATGAACAAAACCTATTAACAAGCCCAAAGATTAATTATAGTAATACACAAAGTGCTGCCGGTTGTCAAAGTAATGGGGAACAGTGATTTGCCGGATTGGGGATTGGTGAAGACTATCAATTGCAAACGCGGTTTGAAAGTATGATTGATTTAGCAATTAAAAATAATGACTGATATAATCCGACAACAGAAAGTTTAGAAATTGAACAAGGAGAAATGAAAATTAATTTGCAATACTTAGCAAATGAAAAAGCAAATTTTAGTCCAAATGATAAGTATTGAGGACAATTAAATATTAGTAGTGGTTATACTGAGCATACATTTAAAACTCTTCGTTTATTAGAACATTTTAAAGATGAACCCAGTGGTAAAGATAGTTTAAAAGTAGAATTACAATATCTAATTAATAACAAACCAGATTTTTGGACAACCTATAAACAAAATTTTTTGGCTGGCCAAGTTCTATATACTTTTACCCAAATTAAAACAGCTTTGATTCATGATACTTTACCAACAGTTTTAGCTCCATCACTATTTTGATTATTTGCCAAATTAGATAATGAAGGAAATTATTATATTCAAGGGAAAGATTTTGAGAATTATCTTTTTAATATTGTTGACATTCTAAATCCAAACCGGGATGTTGGAAAAATTATTTTAGATTTAACACAGATTTTTGCACCAGATTTATATGATACTGTTAAAGACGTTTTAACTTTTCTTTCAATCCAAGGACAAGCAATTGTGACAAATTACTTACAAGAAATTTTTCCTGATTTAGAGGCTCATATTAGTTGAAATGAATATAATACAAAAATGAAAGAAAGTATTGCGTCATGGAATGATTTAAGCCAAGGAATATTTGAAATACCAACCCATATTCAAGGTTATCAATTTGGAAAATACGGGATTGGTTTAGGGGAATTTTTCATTGTAATTGCAATGTGAGTCGGAGTTTTGATGCAAACATTTATTTTTGATCGAGCAGCACGAACAAAATTTACTACAGGAGTCCAGCATTATTTTTCAAAATTAATTTTAATGTTAGCAACAACGGTGATTCAAACTGTTATACTTGGAATTAGTTTAGCAATTTTAGGGTTTAGTGTATTGGGATGAGGGGGTTTTTTGGCTTTCTTTGTCTGGCTAATATTTAGTAGTTTAATTTTTACGGTGATAGAACATGCGATTTGATTTGCCCCAAAAGATGGCGATGTTGGTAAATTCATTATTGTGTTATATTTAATTTTAAACCTAACAGCGGGGTGAGGAACGTTCCCATCATTTTTACAAGCAGATTTCTTTAATACTTTATCGGTAATTACTCCGTTCAAATATGTTGTTCATGGGATGGGTGACATTATTTACGGGATTTCAACGGGAGAAGGTAATTTATGACAATACCAAAAAGAAATCTTAATTAATAGTGGTATTTTACTAATCTGAATCCCAGTTTTAATAATTATTTCATTAGGATTAACAACGTTATGACGGAAAGAAGAATTATTTGGAACTATTAATAATAAAAAAATTAAAACAAGTTTAGAAAAATTAAATCTTGTGGCAAGTCATTATGGAACTAATTATTTGTTAAGAAACTTAACTGACCAAGAGTTAGAAAAGTTAGAAAAAAATGTATGGCAATTAAATGAAAAAGAATTTAATGCAAAAAATAAGGCAAAAATTAATCACTTAGTAGTTAAGTACAACGAAACTAACAAACAAAAATATCAAAAACAAATTGAAAAACTGAAAGCGAAAAAATTTGTTGGCATTGAGAAAAATGAAGATCGTGATTCAATTTTATAAAGGAGGAAAAAGTAATGGAACAAAATAATGAAAACCCAAAATTTGGACAAGTGTTTAAAAAAGAATTTTGTGAACAAACAGTTAAAAATAAACATCGTATTATTAAGTTTGTTGCAATTTGTTTTGTTCCATTTTTATATGGTTTCTTTTGTATTTGAGCTTTTTGGAATCCTTTTATTAATGTTGATAAAATTCCAATGGCAATTGCTAGCCAAGATGCAAATCAATGTATTGTCTATAAACCAGCAAATGATAGTGACCAGATAATTGCCAATGGAACAGAATTTGACTATTATTCTGTTAAAGATCAAAAGGCATGTTTAGCTAAAGCAACAGCTAAACCTGGGAAAATTGCCCAATTTGGAGGTATTACCGATAATATTATTACTGGCCCAAGTTATTATAATCAAGATAAAAACGCGGTAGAAATAAAAGTTAGTGTAATTACCTTAAAATTAGACTATTTAAAATTACCAGCTGATAATTTTACACCACAAGATAAATACTGAATCCAATTAAAGATTCCACAAGATTATAGTGAACATTTAACAGAACTAATGTTAAATTTAAAAGATGGTAATTTATCAGAAGCAACTTTATATGATAATATTTCATGGTTATTAGAACATCAAGTTAATATTTGGGGAACGTATAAACAAAATTTTTTAATTGGTTATTTTGCTAATGAATTTACCGGATTACGAAAAAGTTTTATTAAAGATGCTGTAACGCAATTAATCTTACCAATCCTGTATACAATAGTAGCTGATCCTAATACTGGTGTAGTAACGAAAAAGAATTTTCAAAAATATCTTGAAGATATTAAGGTCAGTCATTTAACAACTTTGGTTAATAATTTAACGGAAAAAGGTTTTTTGACAAAAACACAAAGTAAAAAGATTATTACCCTATTAAAAACATTTGGCATTGTTCGTCATTTGACCGGAAGTTATATCTTTAAAGATAATAGTGAACTGTCGCGTACGGACTATTTTGTTCAAAGTGATAAGTTAGCCGGAAAATTTAGTGATCTTGGTAATATTATCGATATTCCTTATGATGTACAAGGTTATCAGTTTAATGAATATGGAATTGGCTTGGGAGAATTATTTATTTTTATTGGAGTTTGAGTTGGGACTTTAACCCAAACCTTTGTTTATGATCGTAAAGGTCGTAGCACAAATGCGAAATGGTATCAACACTATTTTTCGAAGATATTATTAATGCTAACAACATCTTGACTACAAACAACAATTTTAATGTTATCGTTATTAATTTTAGGTTTCGGGGCAATTGGTCTATCGTATATTTGATTATGACTATGAATTCTTTTCATTGGCTCTGTATTTGTCATTATCATTGGGAGCATTTGAATGGCAGTAAAAGACGAAATGATTGGTCGTGTTTTAGTGTTGATTTATTTGATTTTAAACTTATCGGCAGGGTGAGGAACTTTCCCATCATTTATGCAAAATGGTTTTTTCAATGTAATATCTTATATAACACCATTCCGCTATGGTTTACAAAATATGGGAACAATTATTTATGGTTTAACATCCCCAACTCCGGGAGGGATTGCTAGCTATCAATTAGAAATTATGCAAAACTTTGCAATTCTTTTAATTTGAGTCGCAGTTTTTGTTTTAATTGGAGCGTTAACAACATATTATCGCTTCCGTAAATTGCGTTATGGAACATTAAATGCTAAAATTATTTTCCAAGTAATTGTTAATAGTCCCGAAGTTGTTAATAAACCACGACATATTTGGGAATTAAAAAAATTAACAGCTACAGAGCAAGCAATTGTCAAAAATAAA
The Spiroplasma chrysopicola DF-1 genome window above contains:
- a CDS encoding ABC transporter permease — translated: MSKVFKSYLRTYLKQWIESLGLVLFITVLSLVVIGMIASPMQLSTKSNKILNQSNLWNYSLVSAANKFDDEFTYDYFVDNSDQYYLNPILENTDQKGILTDEGYQALLKKDKDPTIIENKLAWGKDLKEVLNLYFNNKNSSTNIFNGTKNLTASEMLNSEYQRIIANYYNDASFYVNKNILDLQKDKFAFAVDLEFYYEGYQKQGDLTPSAYYYLTSKTEHINSQSKSWINNLVMVEGTNKLDANSLVITDKFARDNAINIDQKLDFYALGTLLPELKTATISGFGSKADTLSQSSYFSFTGDPKKYGAIFVNDSILEDLYNKVWLGNKPQNFVFGLNQKVKFLNNSSYVDFRNIFSKKTDSDFSIYKKNQNVLTPFSSIKSISTLNSMNITVTVYIILGAGLSLLAFIFISFVMKKEMNKTRRQIGIFKALGYRTSELSWIFTVKTLITILLGILLGYLCSIPLQIYMYGQFQGMVTFSYNQVYAGISFMLVLFLVIPLLFTIASYISTFIYIKEPILSLVNNVGKSQKLIRQGLISRSLAKRGKGFTWRLQLAFTSRNKGKFALVIILFFFSSLMLILMLGATGVANSIIGGIFNTMNPKVDHVYTFNNFPKVNGTDDKGKLTVSDEQYNTYQFEYKTYQTIDDITKENSSADKFHEGVLAASSIKEYLALLNTYKVKDQNTGLKQYIYLSDLKTIFSALQEAGPNGIQTGDDSFNGPVLMELAANAMMMSDQAQTVVSFNDLWYKPSTETMVYQIEGEITGNLENSGANLVGVFQNDSIGGNYATGYNWTGVSQSTINQIFADQPNNTNTVNGLISYKLALNGNFKVGDQITIKSETQNKVPININIVGVIRNDTVTSNIYTGYNNLFTNIFVPGTLDPSQPEHNFYTGFYSQEKLYNGFIDLKDMATSISQLQFQGNNLSIIANDSKTIWEAITDQNSYVVTGTLMGMMTSQRKSDFSVFPIDVMKATINDVLEKQNNSMILFEVLVALVVLILLVVIVMVVIDEVAPIILTLKAIGYKNAKINFVVIGNYVFGIIIAFIFAWLGSVLIWQMVGIIVYKFFATPLNIPIDFTGPLIALAIVSVILFASWILAMHSIKNRPVTQITE
- the dusB gene encoding tRNA dihydrouridine synthase DusB yields the protein MLKIGNVEIKTPIFLAPMAGVTNEAFRIICHELGAGLVYAEMVSDKAVIQQNQKTLEMIKVNELEHPISMQIFGTDLETFVEAAKYIDKNSDCDIIDINMGCPAPKIAIKSQAGAFLLKHPNRIYEVVKAVVEAVDKPVTVKIRLGWDEDNINCVEVAKLIEKAGAQAIAVHSRTRNQFYSGKADWNWIKRVKESVKIPVIGNGDVFSGEDAARMLAETGCDAVMIARGAQGNPWIFQEINHYLTTQEKMPKPSLAEWRDVIFRHADLLMGLKGERIAASEMRKNLAFYFRGKPAATSYKIRATQINSINELKELVNEYINGYDNYKGEKKDGRP
- the lysS gene encoding lysine--tRNA ligase; the encoded protein is MEGRNFSEQEIVRRNKLEKLVKEGIDPFVEAKFERTHTSQELETTFGHFSKEELSNIEKPQLVKIAGRIKTFREAGKASFSTLQDQNGIFQIYVRQDAIGEEAYAKFLELDLGDIIGVEGQMMKTNTGELTVRVNKFILLTKSLRPLPDKYHGISDIEERYRRRYVDLIMSPETKDVFIKRSRIISYMREFFNSKGYLEVETPVLQPIHGGAAAKPFVTHHNTLDMDFYLRVATELPLKRLIVGGFEGVYEIGRLFRNEGMDTRHNPEFTTVEIYIAYQDMSFMMQLTEDTICYIAEKLLNTDEVTYSGQKISFKQPWKRWHMVDAIKEYSGVDFWEKMTFEQAKEIAKKNNIYVEKFHNSVGHIINLFFEEFVENKLVQPTFIYGHPVEVSPLAKANAQDPRFTDRFELFINGREYANAYSELNNPIEQYDRFVKQIEERHQGNDEASELDIDFVEALEYGMPPTGGLGIGIDRLVMLLTGQESIKDVLLFPHMRPRGK
- a CDS encoding aspartate--ammonia ligase, which translates into the protein MAFKMQIGYSSILNLRDTVTAISDTKNELIKKLKITFKLLEVEPAIICREETGLNDDFRISERPIDFDILPSNLVGEILQTHNKWRRSVIQKYDILKDEGILTVTNPLRRDIVQSINQAVVCSEIGFDILVEEKQLTMHNLEQVVKKLVTVIYQVEDNLLKTHPQLNRKFSEKTNWVDYNELVKSMRLLTYQERIDKYTRENGPVILYGLQDVIKNGSLDLNESFDVVDWELYTKIFVYDFILEKAICVGYCAASVGKEALKKQLAVTKEIIKIRTNYDAKLAKEELPPTITCGIYKTQLDLLLLEKQHIAEVVTSIWEDDFLEYVNKNGIEIL